A region of Pseudomonas marginalis DNA encodes the following proteins:
- a CDS encoding DUF3509 domain-containing protein has protein sequence MESISLLLEEALSPYQVTLTTAGVQEECLVTVKNPAGAIMVEREVDRAQLLDKRLLVDVVDCLLRDLKIAEGRLEPSVIAALRNAAQTRSAAVA, from the coding sequence ATGGAAAGTATCAGCCTATTGCTCGAAGAGGCACTGAGCCCTTATCAGGTGACGTTGACCACCGCAGGTGTGCAGGAAGAGTGCCTGGTAACCGTGAAGAACCCCGCCGGTGCGATCATGGTCGAGCGTGAAGTCGACCGGGCGCAATTGCTCGATAAGCGCCTATTGGTGGATGTGGTGGATTGCCTGCTGCGTGATCTCAAGATCGCTGAAGGACGCCTGGAACCCTCGGTCATCGCGGCCTTGCGCAACGCCGCCCAGACCCGCAGCGCTGCCGTTGCATGA
- the trmD gene encoding tRNA (guanosine(37)-N1)-methyltransferase TrmD, translating into MGRGLLSVANLRIEVISLFPEMFSAISEYGITSRAVKQGLLQLTCWNPRDYTTDRHHTVDDRPFGGGPGMVMKIKPLEDALVEAKAAAGEKAKVIYLSPQGRQLKQAAVRDMANEEALILIAGRYEGIDERFIEAHVDEEWSIGDYVLSGGELPAMVLIDAVTRLLPGALGHADSAEEDSFTDGLLDCPHYTRPEVYADQRVPDVLLSGNHAHIRRWRLQQSLGRTYERRADLLESRSLSGEEKKLLEEYILARDDS; encoded by the coding sequence ATGGGACGCGGACTTCTAAGCGTGGCTAATTTGCGCATTGAAGTGATCAGTTTGTTTCCCGAGATGTTCTCCGCCATCAGCGAGTACGGCATCACCAGTCGGGCGGTGAAACAGGGGCTGTTGCAGCTCACCTGTTGGAACCCGCGAGACTACACGACGGATCGACATCACACTGTGGACGATCGCCCATTTGGCGGTGGCCCGGGCATGGTGATGAAGATCAAGCCCTTGGAAGATGCATTGGTTGAGGCCAAGGCTGCTGCCGGGGAGAAGGCGAAGGTGATTTACCTGTCCCCTCAAGGCCGTCAGCTGAAACAGGCTGCGGTACGCGACATGGCGAATGAGGAAGCATTAATCCTGATTGCCGGTCGCTATGAAGGCATTGACGAGCGCTTTATTGAGGCTCATGTCGATGAAGAGTGGTCGATTGGGGACTATGTCCTGTCTGGCGGCGAGCTGCCGGCGATGGTCCTGATAGATGCGGTTACACGACTGCTGCCTGGAGCTTTAGGGCATGCGGACTCCGCGGAGGAAGATTCCTTCACGGATGGTTTGCTGGATTGCCCGCACTACACCCGACCGGAGGTGTATGCGGATCAGCGTGTTCCCGACGTATTGCTAAGTGGCAATCACGCACACATCCGGCGTTGGCGTTTACAGCAGTCCCTTGGTCGGACCTATGAACGACGCGCCGATCTTCTGGAAAGCCGCTCGCTTTCTGGAGAAGAGAAGAAGCTGCTCGAGGAATACATCCTCGCGCGGGACGATAGTTAA
- the rplS gene encoding 50S ribosomal protein L19, with product MTNKIILALEAEQMTKEIPTFAPGDTIVVQVKVKEGDRSRLQAFEGVVIAKRNRGVNSAFTVRKISNGVGVERTFQTYSPQIDSMAVKRRGDVRKAKLYYLRDLSGKAARIKEKLA from the coding sequence ATGACTAACAAAATCATCCTTGCACTCGAAGCAGAGCAGATGACCAAAGAGATCCCTACCTTTGCCCCGGGCGACACTATTGTCGTCCAGGTGAAAGTGAAGGAAGGCGACCGTTCGCGTCTGCAAGCGTTCGAAGGCGTGGTAATCGCCAAGCGTAACCGTGGTGTGAACAGTGCTTTCACTGTTCGTAAAATCTCCAACGGTGTTGGCGTAGAGCGTACTTTCCAGACCTACAGCCCGCAAATCGACAGCATGGCCGTCAAGCGTCGCGGTGACGTACGTAAAGCCAAGCTGTACTACCTGCGTGACCTGTCCGGTAAAGCAGCTCGCATCAAGGAAAAACTGGCTTAA
- the xerD gene encoding site-specific tyrosine recombinase XerD gives MPAIDHPLIDRFLDALWLEKGLSDNTRQAYRSDLALFNGWLQEKHLELINAGRELILDHLAWRLEQNYKPRSTARFLSGVRGFYRYLLREKLITLDPTLQIDMPQLGRPLPKSLSEADVDALLAAPDLSEAIGQRDRAMLEVLYACGLRVTELISLTLEQVNLRQGVLRVMGKGSKERLVPMGEEAIMWVERYMRDARSELLGGRPSDVLFPSQRGEQMTRQTFWHRIKHQAKVAGIGKSLSPHTLRHAFATHLLNHGADLRVVQMLLGHSDLSTTQIYTHVARARLQDMHAKHHPRG, from the coding sequence ATGCCCGCCATCGACCACCCCCTGATCGACCGTTTCCTCGATGCCCTATGGCTGGAAAAAGGCCTGTCAGATAACACCCGCCAGGCCTACCGCAGCGACCTGGCGCTGTTCAACGGCTGGCTGCAGGAGAAACACCTGGAACTGATCAATGCCGGCCGCGAGCTGATCCTCGATCACCTGGCCTGGCGTCTGGAGCAGAACTACAAACCCCGTTCCACTGCACGATTTCTCTCCGGTGTGCGTGGCTTTTATCGCTATTTGCTCAGGGAGAAACTGATTACCCTCGATCCGACCCTGCAAATCGATATGCCGCAACTGGGCAGGCCCTTGCCCAAATCCCTGTCGGAAGCCGACGTCGATGCCTTGCTCGCTGCGCCCGACCTCAGCGAAGCCATCGGCCAGCGTGACCGCGCCATGCTGGAAGTGTTGTATGCCTGTGGCCTGCGGGTCACGGAGCTGATCAGCCTGACTCTGGAGCAAGTCAATCTGCGCCAGGGGGTGCTGCGGGTAATGGGCAAGGGCAGCAAGGAGCGGCTGGTGCCGATGGGGGAGGAAGCGATTATGTGGGTCGAGCGCTACATGCGCGATGCCCGTAGCGAGCTGCTTGGCGGGCGGCCCAGCGATGTGCTGTTTCCCAGCCAACGCGGCGAACAGATGACCCGCCAGACGTTCTGGCATCGCATCAAACACCAGGCCAAGGTCGCGGGGATCGGCAAGAGCCTGTCGCCCCACACTTTGCGCCATGCATTCGCCACCCATTTGCTCAACCACGGTGCGGATTTGCGCGTGGTGCAAATGCTGCTCGGGCACAGCGACTTATCCACCACCCAGATCTACACCCATGTGGCGCGTGCGCGCTTGCAGGATATGCATGCCAAGCACCACCCGCGAGGCTGA
- a CDS encoding thioredoxin fold domain-containing protein, producing MRLTQIIAAAAIALVSTFAVADDAAEQTIRKSLANLQLDTPIESISASPMAGLYEVKLKGSRVLYASADGQYIVQGYLFQLKDGKPVNLTEKAERLGVSKLINGIPVAETVVYPAIGETKTHITVFTDTTCPYCHKLHAEVPALNKLGVEVRYVAFPRQGLGSPGDEQLQAVWCSADKKAAMDKMVDGKEIKAAKCANPVSKQFALGQSIGVNGTPAIVLADGQVIPGYQPAPQVAKLALGAK from the coding sequence ATGCGCTTGACCCAGATTATTGCCGCCGCAGCCATTGCGTTGGTTTCCACCTTTGCCGTCGCCGATGACGCTGCCGAGCAGACCATCCGCAAGAGCCTGGCCAACCTGCAACTCGACACCCCGATCGAAAGCATCAGTGCCAGCCCCATGGCCGGCCTGTATGAAGTCAAGCTCAAGGGCAGCCGCGTGCTGTACGCCAGTGCAGACGGTCAGTACATCGTCCAGGGCTACCTGTTCCAGCTCAAGGACGGCAAGCCGGTCAACCTGACCGAGAAAGCCGAGCGCCTGGGCGTGTCCAAGCTGATCAACGGCATCCCGGTGGCTGAAACCGTGGTTTACCCGGCTATCGGCGAGACCAAGACCCATATCACCGTGTTCACCGACACCACCTGCCCGTACTGCCACAAGTTGCATGCCGAAGTGCCTGCGCTGAACAAGCTGGGTGTGGAAGTCCGCTACGTAGCGTTCCCGCGCCAGGGCCTGGGTTCGCCAGGCGACGAGCAGTTGCAGGCCGTATGGTGCTCGGCCGACAAGAAAGCGGCCATGGACAAGATGGTCGATGGCAAGGAAATCAAGGCCGCCAAGTGCGCCAACCCGGTGTCGAAGCAATTTGCCCTGGGCCAGTCCATCGGCGTCAACGGTACACCGGCCATCGTTTTGGCTGACGGCCAGGTGATTCCGGGCTACCAGCCGGCACCACAAGTTGCCAAACTGGCGCTGGGTGCCAAATAA
- the rimM gene encoding ribosome maturation factor RimM (Essential for efficient processing of 16S rRNA), with protein sequence MNATPTVADDLIVIGKIYSVHGVRGEVKVYSFTDPTENLLQYKTWTLKREGSVKQVELVSGRGSDKFLVAKLKGLDDREEARLLAGYEICVPRNLFPELTDGEYYWYQLEGLKVIDQLGQLFGKIDHLLETGANDVMVVKPCAGSLDDRERLLPYTEQCVLAVDLAAGEMKVEWDADF encoded by the coding sequence ATGAACGCGACGCCAACTGTTGCTGATGATTTGATCGTTATCGGCAAGATTTATTCTGTTCATGGCGTTCGCGGCGAAGTGAAGGTGTATTCCTTTACTGATCCGACTGAAAACCTGTTGCAGTACAAGACCTGGACGCTCAAGCGCGAAGGTAGTGTGAAACAGGTCGAGCTGGTCAGTGGACGCGGGAGCGATAAGTTCCTGGTCGCAAAGCTCAAGGGTCTTGATGATCGTGAAGAAGCTCGTCTTCTGGCCGGTTATGAGATCTGCGTGCCGCGCAACCTGTTCCCTGAATTGACCGACGGCGAGTACTACTGGTACCAGTTGGAAGGTCTGAAGGTTATTGATCAACTCGGGCAATTGTTCGGGAAAATCGATCATCTTCTGGAAACCGGCGCCAATGATGTAATGGTGGTCAAGCCTTGCGCTGGCAGCCTGGATGATCGCGAACGCCTGTTGCCCTATACCGAGCAATGCGTGTTGGCTGTCGACCTGGCGGCGGGCGAGATGAAGGTGGAATGGGACGCGGACTTCTAA
- a CDS encoding TIGR02285 family protein, with the protein MPHGCKHWLIALYLAAMLAGGWPVPASAEGTLIWLLRDLPPLTIFEGPGKGQGALDQLLPILIGHLPEYRHQVMHVNRARGMQMLREPTLTCDPSLLWTAERARYIVFSRQAFVVASNGITIRRSQQGALAAFIVDGQFDLQAFFDAPKARVGAIAERSYGAVIDERLKQADTHKLALHYGNDALGSLLQMQRLGRLEAVLGYWPEIRYHAMQQGIAADDLSFYPIKGTAPYQRTHIGCSDTPEGREAMERINQVLPSLPLARVQQSYAAWLDPVMREHYLRDNPSFFQDSPAP; encoded by the coding sequence ATGCCCCACGGCTGCAAACACTGGCTCATTGCGCTGTACCTGGCCGCCATGCTGGCCGGCGGCTGGCCCGTACCGGCGAGCGCAGAGGGCACGTTGATCTGGTTATTGCGCGACTTGCCGCCGCTGACCATCTTCGAAGGGCCAGGCAAAGGCCAGGGTGCCCTGGACCAGTTGCTGCCGATACTGATCGGACACTTGCCGGAATATCGCCACCAGGTAATGCACGTCAATCGCGCGCGCGGCATGCAGATGCTGCGCGAACCCACGCTCACCTGCGATCCATCCTTGCTGTGGACGGCCGAGCGGGCCAGGTACATCGTATTTTCCAGGCAGGCGTTTGTGGTCGCCAGTAATGGCATCACGATCCGACGCAGCCAGCAGGGCGCCCTGGCGGCGTTTATCGTAGACGGCCAATTTGACCTGCAGGCCTTCTTCGACGCCCCTAAGGCAAGGGTAGGCGCGATCGCGGAACGCAGCTACGGCGCCGTTATCGATGAGCGACTGAAACAGGCCGACACACACAAACTGGCACTGCACTACGGCAACGATGCCCTTGGCAGCTTGCTGCAGATGCAGCGCCTGGGCCGGCTGGAGGCAGTGCTGGGCTATTGGCCGGAAATCCGCTACCACGCGATGCAACAGGGGATCGCAGCCGACGACCTCAGCTTCTACCCCATCAAGGGCACAGCGCCTTACCAGCGCACGCATATCGGCTGCTCGGATACACCTGAGGGGCGCGAAGCCATGGAACGGATCAACCAGGTTCTGCCCAGCCTCCCGCTGGCACGAGTACAACAGTCCTATGCCGCCTGGCTGGACCCTGTCATGCGTGAACATTACCTGCGAGACAACCCGAGCTTTTTCCAGGACTCGCCAGCGCCGTGA
- the rpsP gene encoding 30S ribosomal protein S16: protein MLTIRLALGGSKKRPFYHLTVTDSRNPRDGSHKEQVGFFNPIARGQEVRLSVNQERVAYWLSVGAQPSERVAKLLKDSAKAAA, encoded by the coding sequence ATGCTAACAATCCGTCTTGCCCTTGGCGGCTCCAAAAAGCGCCCGTTTTACCACTTGACCGTAACTGACAGCCGCAACCCACGTGACGGCTCTCACAAGGAACAAGTAGGTTTCTTCAACCCGATCGCTCGTGGTCAAGAAGTCCGCCTGTCCGTGAACCAAGAGCGCGTAGCCTACTGGCTGAGCGTTGGTGCACAACCGTCTGAGCGTGTTGCCAAGTTGTTGAAGGACTCGGCTAAGGCCGCAGCCTGA
- a CDS encoding homoserine dehydrogenase has product MKPVKVGICGLGTVGGGTFNVLQRNAEEISRRAGRGIEVAQIATRSPKPQFQTTGIAITNDVFAVATNPEIDIVIELVGGYTVARELVLKAIENGKHVVTANKALIAVHGNEIFAKAREKGVIVAFEAAVAGGIPVIKAIREGLSANRINWVAGIINGTGNFILTEMREKGRTFEDVLAEAQALGYAEADPTFDVEGIDAAHKLTILASIAFGIPLQFDKAYTEGITKLTTADVNYAEALGYRIKHLGVARSTPAGIELRVHPTLIPADRLIANVNGVMNAVMVNGDAAGSTLFYGAGAGMEPTASSVIADLVDVVRAMTSDPENRVPHLAFQPDSLSAHPILPIEACESAYYLRIQAKDHPGVLAQVASILSERGINIESIMQKEVEEQNGQVPMILLTHRVLEQHINDAIQSLEALQGVVGPVVRIRVEHLN; this is encoded by the coding sequence GTGAAACCGGTCAAAGTAGGCATCTGTGGGTTAGGGACCGTCGGTGGCGGCACCTTCAACGTACTTCAGCGTAATGCTGAAGAAATTTCCCGCCGTGCAGGGCGTGGGATTGAAGTGGCGCAAATTGCCACGCGTTCGCCAAAGCCTCAGTTCCAAACGACCGGTATTGCGATTACCAACGATGTCTTCGCCGTGGCCACCAACCCTGAAATCGATATCGTCATCGAGCTGGTGGGCGGTTACACCGTGGCTCGCGAGCTGGTGCTCAAGGCGATCGAAAACGGCAAGCACGTGGTCACCGCCAACAAGGCGCTGATCGCCGTACACGGCAACGAGATCTTCGCCAAGGCCCGCGAGAAAGGCGTGATCGTGGCGTTCGAAGCCGCGGTTGCCGGCGGTATCCCGGTGATCAAGGCGATCCGTGAAGGCCTGTCCGCCAACCGCATCAACTGGGTGGCCGGCATCATCAACGGCACCGGTAACTTCATCCTCACCGAAATGCGCGAGAAGGGCCGTACCTTCGAAGACGTACTGGCCGAAGCCCAGGCCCTGGGGTATGCCGAAGCCGACCCGACATTCGACGTGGAAGGCATCGACGCGGCGCACAAGCTGACCATCCTGGCGTCCATCGCCTTTGGTATCCCGCTGCAGTTCGACAAGGCCTACACCGAAGGCATCACCAAGCTGACCACTGCCGACGTGAACTACGCCGAAGCCCTGGGCTACCGCATCAAGCACCTCGGTGTCGCGCGCAGCACCCCGGCGGGTATCGAGTTGCGTGTGCACCCGACGCTGATCCCGGCCGACCGCTTGATCGCCAACGTCAATGGGGTGATGAACGCCGTGATGGTCAACGGTGATGCCGCTGGTTCCACGCTGTTCTACGGCGCCGGTGCCGGCATGGAGCCGACCGCTTCGTCGGTGATCGCCGACCTCGTGGACGTGGTGCGCGCCATGACCAGCGACCCGGAAAACCGCGTGCCGCACCTGGCCTTCCAGCCGGATTCGCTGTCGGCCCACCCGATCCTGCCGATCGAGGCATGCGAAAGCGCCTACTACCTGCGCATCCAGGCCAAGGATCACCCGGGCGTGTTGGCCCAGGTGGCCAGCATCCTGTCGGAGCGCGGTATCAACATCGAGTCGATCATGCAGAAGGAAGTCGAGGAGCAGAACGGCCAGGTGCCGATGATCCTGCTGACCCACCGGGTGCTCGAGCAGCACATCAACGATGCCATCCAGTCCCTGGAAGCTCTCCAGGGTGTGGTTGGGCCGGTAGTACGGATTCGCGTCGAACATTTGAATTAA
- the thrC gene encoding threonine synthase — protein MRYISTRGQAPALNFEDVLLAGLATDGGLYVPENLPRFTQEEIASWAGLPYHELAFRVMRPFVTGSIPDADFKKILEETYGVFSHSAIAPLRQLNSNEWVLELFHGPTLAFKDFALQLLGRLLDYVLEKRGERVVIIGATSGDTGSAAIEGCKHCENVDIFILHPHKRVSEVQRRQMTTIFGENIHNIAIEGNFDDCQEMVKNSFADQDFLKGTRLVAVNSINWARIMAQIVYYFHASLQLGGPARSVSFSVPTGNFGDIFAGYLARNMGLPVNQLIVATNRNDILHRFMSGNQYVKETLHATLSPSMDIMVSSNFERLLFDMHGRNGAAIAGLMDTFKSGGGFSVDEERWTETRKLFDSLAVDDAQTCETIAEVYAQTGELLDPHTAIGVKAARECRRSLDIPMVILGTAHPVKFPEAVEKAGVGKALELPVHLTDLFEREERCTVLPNDLKAMQAFVSQHGNRGKPL, from the coding sequence ATGCGCTACATCAGCACCCGCGGCCAGGCACCGGCCCTGAATTTCGAAGACGTCTTGCTGGCAGGCCTTGCCACTGACGGCGGCCTGTACGTGCCGGAAAACCTGCCACGCTTTACCCAGGAAGAAATCGCTTCGTGGGCCGGCCTGCCGTACCACGAGCTGGCGTTCCGGGTGATGCGCCCGTTCGTCACCGGCAGCATCCCCGATGCGGATTTCAAAAAGATTCTGGAAGAGACCTACGGCGTGTTTTCCCACAGCGCCATCGCGCCTCTGCGCCAGCTCAACAGCAACGAATGGGTGCTCGAGCTGTTCCATGGCCCGACCCTGGCGTTCAAAGACTTCGCCCTGCAACTGCTGGGTCGCCTGCTGGACTACGTGCTGGAGAAACGCGGCGAGCGCGTGGTGATCATCGGCGCCACCTCGGGTGATACCGGTTCGGCCGCCATCGAAGGCTGCAAGCACTGCGAAAACGTCGACATCTTCATCCTGCACCCGCACAAGCGTGTCTCGGAAGTACAGCGCCGCCAGATGACCACCATCTTCGGCGAGAACATCCATAACATCGCCATCGAAGGCAACTTCGACGACTGCCAGGAAATGGTCAAGAACAGCTTCGCCGACCAGGACTTCCTCAAAGGCACACGCCTGGTGGCGGTGAACTCGATCAACTGGGCGCGGATCATGGCCCAGATCGTCTACTACTTCCACGCCTCGCTGCAGTTGGGTGGCCCGGCGCGCTCGGTGTCGTTCTCGGTGCCGACCGGCAATTTCGGCGACATCTTCGCCGGCTACCTGGCCCGTAACATGGGCCTGCCGGTCAACCAGTTGATCGTCGCCACCAACCGTAACGACATCCTGCACCGCTTCATGAGCGGCAACCAATACGTCAAGGAAACCCTGCACGCCACCTTGTCGCCGTCCATGGACATCATGGTGTCGTCGAACTTCGAACGCCTGCTGTTCGACATGCACGGTCGCAACGGCGCAGCCATCGCCGGCTTGATGGACACCTTCAAGAGCGGCGGCGGTTTCAGCGTTGATGAAGAGCGCTGGACCGAAACCCGCAAGCTGTTCGACTCCCTGGCCGTGGACGACGCGCAGACCTGTGAAACCATCGCCGAGGTCTACGCCCAGACCGGCGAGCTGCTCGACCCGCACACCGCCATTGGGGTGAAGGCCGCCCGCGAATGCCGTCGTAGCCTGGATATCCCGATGGTGATCCTCGGCACCGCCCATCCAGTGAAATTCCCGGAAGCGGTGGAGAAGGCGGGTGTCGGCAAGGCGCTGGAACTGCCGGTGCACCTGACAGACCTGTTCGAGCGTGAAGAGCGTTGCACGGTGCTGCCGAATGACTTGAAGGCGATGCAGGCGTTTGTCAGCCAGCATGGCAATCGTGGCAAGCCTTTGTAA